TCCCTACTCCCGTCCCCAGAAATACTTCATCGTCATGCAGAGCGTCTTCTACCCCGCCGGCCGCATCTCTGAGAGGTGAGTCGGCCTCCCAGCCCCGCCCAGAATGTACCACCTGAAGCGCCCACACTCATGGGATAGACAGCGAAAGATGGATCCCAAGATTTCTTGACGGGTCCGAGACCGTGATCCCCATGACCGCTGTCTCTTGAGCGCTCAGGAGGCAGTGGGTGCTGTGTTGAGTCATTTGCATTCATCATCTTCTTTCCCAGAGTATCTCTGAAGGGTAGGTGTccttatcatccccattttgtgGATGAGAAATTGAGGAAGGGAAATCTGCATAACTACCGCGCTAGAAGCTGGGATTCAAACACAGCCTCTGATTGGGCACGGCCCTCTGAGCCTCCTAGTCCCCCCTCCTCTGCCACCAGAGCTCCACATCGGTGCTCCCCAGGGGCTGTAGACCTCCCACAGGCCCTTGTGGTTCTGGGAGTAGTGTGGGCCCACTCTGTCAGATACCCCAAGGATGACAAGATGCCAAGAGGCAGGCACAGGTAGGGGGAAAGGCTGGACTTGTGTTCGGCCTGAGCTGGAATCCCTGCTCTGCTCTTTAGTcactgtgtggtcttgggcaaatTTAAAAACCTCTCTGAGGTTTTTTTCTTCGTCTCTAACAAGGGAATGATAATGGACTGGGGTTGTGCTGAGAGTCTGAACAGTCACCCAGTGGCTGCTCTTGTATCACCTTGTGAGCTTTCCCATGTGTCTCAAGTCTGTATAAAGTGGaattctggtaaagaatctgcctgcaattcgggagacctgggttcaatccctgggttgggaaggtcccctggagaagggaaaggctacccactccagtattctggcctggagaattccatggacagcccatgtggtcacagactcaggcacgactgagcgactttcactttcactttctgtctcccccacccctcacctccaGGTATGACATCAAGGGCTGCGAGGTGAGCCGTTGGGTGGAGCCCGCCCCTGAGGGCAGCCTCCTTGTTCTGGTGCTGAAAGACCTCAACTTTCAGGGCAAGACCATCAATTTGGGTGAGCCATAGGGTGGTCACTGCCTGCTCTTCCTCTGTTTAGGGTGAAGTTAGAAGGGTGTCCTTGGCACTATCCTCTGCCCGAGTCATTAACAGCCTAGATTCTGGACTCAAGTGGAGAGTCCTAGCTCCGTGACTCTCTAGCTAGGTGACCAAGGCAAATTACAGATGAGCTTGCCCATCTGTGAACTGGGACAGTAACGTCTCCTGCCCTCCCGGGGCAGGTGCGTGTGGAGCCCGCAGCACCTTGCCCGGCACTGGACGAGCACTCAGGTGGGGGCACTGATGCTCCGGCAGGGCCCCAGCGGAGCTGGTTCCTCCGCCAGATGGAATTGGACACTGCCTTCCTCCGGGAGCTCAACGTACTGGATTACAGCCTCCTGATGGCCTTCCAGCGTCTTCATGAGGATGAGAGGGGCCCAGGCAGTAGCCTTATCTTCCGCACAGCCAGGTGGGCCCCCCAGAGGCAACAGCAAGAATGAGGTGATGAGAGCATGGAAAAGATGGATGGTGTGTTGGGAGAAACAACACAGGCAAAGGTTCAAAGACTGGAAAGTGcagtctgtgtgtgtacatgtgtgtggggggggttgCGGAGGAGGGGAGTGGAGAGCTGGAAAAGCCTGGCCAGCAGGGTTAGTGGGCACAGGTGGATCACAGCAGGGGAAAGACCAGGTGAGATCCAATTGGATGAGGGCTTCGGTGTTGAAGAACCTGCCCGTTTTCCAGAAGGGAATGTGGAGTCATTGAAGATTTCAGACCTACTTCATTTTTGCCTTAGAAAGAGCCCTTGTCCCTTGACCCGGTCACTCCACTTCAAGGACCCTGAAGTCATTGCCTCTGGCACCatccttcctcttgagtgcagtcAATCTTGCATGCTGACAACGAGGTTTTGGTTTTGAGAGGATGGGTtcattcccattttagagatgcgAAGACTGAGCCTCAGAGGGAGGAAATGAAGTTGTAGAATGACTTTTGAGGATTCATGTTAGTACTTGGTTAGTTACTTGGATTTCAGTCCTCCAACGTCCACTTTTGTAGTTGAACAGAATTACTCAGGGCTGCCCTgattcggtggtaaagaatctgcttgcagtacaggagacctggattcaatccctggactgggaagatcccctggaaaagggcgtggcaccccactccactattcttgcttggagaatcccatggacaaaggaacctagtagccccatgcagtccatggggtctcaaagagtcagacacgactgagctactaacactttcacttttgcttttcagaaatatttaggCATTAAGATAGGCCCTTCttggaaaataagaaaggaaataagtTCATTGATTTGGTGGGTGGACAAATGTAAAGTGATGTCCActcacccagcccccagccccaccctttgGAGGAAGACCTTCCAATGGGTGAGTCTTGGGCACAACCCAAGGTAATGCCTCCCCATAAAACCTGTGACATCCTGACCAGGTAGTGGGATGCCCACCATGGGATACAGATTCCCCCAAGTCTGCCCATCCAAGCTAGAGTAAACCCACTTTTGCATACCTTTGTTATTCTATTTAAGTTTTCCAAGCTGGCTGGTAAATGGCCATAGGCCCGCTTCCACCCAGTTCCCAGCCCCTCATTCAGAACCTACCATCCCCAGGTTAACCCTGCCACTGCAGAAAGTTCCAGTATTCTGTCCAGGCTCCCAGACCACTCTGTTCGGATTGGTTGGTGCTTAGGGTAGAAGGGCGCGTTCTTTGATTGGCTTATTTCCCCCAAGACCTGGGCAGGGCAGGAATAAAGCCCCTAGCGGCCCCCTGACCCCCTATTCTCCAAGTTGCACCATCACAAGAGGACAAAGTTAGGGAATTGAGCCTTCTCTGGCTTGGACTGGGGGACCCGCCAAAGGCATCTTCTGATTTGAAATACAATTTGAGGCAAAAAGACACACATCTGCAAACTTGGGTTGGACCTTTTCCTGCAAGGTTTCAACTCTGCCAGTCTGAAACTCTCAGGGTTGGTGACCCCAAACAGCAGTTCTGGAAATACCTAAATTCagtgtggtgtgtgcatgctcagtcgtgtctgactctttgcaaccccatggactgcagcccgcctggctcctctgtccgtaaagttttccaggcaaggatactggcgtgggttaccatttccttctccaagggatcttcccgacccagaaactgaacccgtatctcctgcactgcaggcagattctttactgtttgggcCCTCAGGGAAGCCCACGCAAATATGGGACTTACCCAAAGTGATGTGGTACTTAATGCAGAGCTGGAGTCTGTGTGACCCAAGTGCTAGATATCAGCACTATCCAGTAGAAAGTTAATACTAGCTATACAGGTAGTTTTAGATTTTCTAGTAGCCTcattttaaagagtaaaaagagggacttccttggcagtccagtggttaagactttgccttctaatttagggagtgcaggttcgatacctggtggggaaactaagattccacatgccttggggccaaaaaaacaaaacaaaaagcagtaagtgtaacaaattcaataaagacttaaaaaaatcttaataaattaataaaaagtaaagagaaataagtaaaaataattttaatagcatATTACCCTTACTTCATACATCCAAACTTTGATCCTGTCATCATCTAATCAATGTAAACATTTGTATctcacattctttttttcatactgtcttggaaattcagtatttttttacctttttttttcagtatgtaTTTTACGCTAACCATGCCTCTCAGTTGGGACTGGCCACATTGAAGCGGTCAGGGGCCGTACGCGGCTAACTGGTGGCTGCATAGCGTACAGCTCAGCTTTTAGCCTGTCAATTGCAATTCACTCAGCCTCGCAGTTTATCTGACATCACAGGCCAGGGCACACAGGAGGggtggggatgacccaggggcAGCCTGGCCCGGGCTGACAGGGTCCATTGACTGGGGGTCCTTGGAGGAGACAGTTACCTTACCCCTCTGTCGGCCCCCAGGTCTATACGAGGGGCGCAGAGCACTGAGGAGTCGGGAGCCCAGAACCGCCGGCTGCTGCCGGACTCCCCCAACGCCCTACACATCGTGGACGGGCCGGAGCATCGCTATTTCCTAGGCCTGGTGGACCTCACCACGGTCTATGGGCTCCGCAAGCGGCTGGAGCAACTGTGGAAGACGCTGCGCTACCCAGGCCGGACCTTCTCAACCGTCAGCCCGGCTTGCTACGCCCGTCGCCTCTGCCAGTGGGTGGAGGCGCACACCGAGTGACCGGCGCCCAGCCTCTCTCTCCCAGTCTGGACAAATGGGACCACGTCGGGAACGCGGGTTCCAGCCTGGCCCCGGGCAGCTTGTCGG
This region of Ovis canadensis isolate MfBH-ARS-UI-01 breed Bighorn chromosome 3, ARS-UI_OviCan_v2, whole genome shotgun sequence genomic DNA includes:
- the PIP5KL1 gene encoding phosphatidylinositol 4-phosphate 5-kinase-like protein 1 isoform X6, whose amino-acid sequence is MQSVFYPAGRISERYDIKGCEVSRWVEPAPEGSLLVLVLKDLNFQGKTINLGPQRSWFLRQMELDTAFLRELNVLDYSLLMAFQRLHEDERGPGSSLIFRTARSIRGAQSTEESGAQNRRLLPDSPNALHIVDGPEHRYFLGLVDLTTVYGLRKRLEQLWKTLRYPGRTFSTVSPACYARRLCQWVEAHTE